The proteins below are encoded in one region of Levilactobacillus namurensis:
- a CDS encoding phosphocarrier protein HPr — protein MEKREFHITAETGIHARPATLLVQSASKFNSEVSLQYQDKSVNLKSIMGVMSLGVGQNAEITITADGDDEADAMAAVAETLKKEGLSD, from the coding sequence ATGGAAAAACGCGAATTTCATATCACTGCTGAAACTGGGATTCATGCCCGTCCAGCAACGTTATTAGTCCAATCTGCAAGCAAGTTCAACTCAGAAGTTAGCTTACAATACCAAGACAAGTCCGTGAACTTGAAGTCTATCATGGGCGTGATGTCCTTGGGTGTTGGCCAAAACGCTGAAATTACGATTACGGCTGATGGTGACGACGAAGCCGATGCAATGGCTGCCGTTGCTGAAACGCTGAAAAAAGAGGGTTTATCTGACTAA
- a CDS encoding ATP-dependent Clp protease ATP-binding subunit gives MLCQNCHRNQATIHLYMSVNGQRQQVDLCQNCYQLLKQQQDNSGNGGGRMAQDPFGFGNLDDIFRAMQGGNSANQADYRQAANQGRPTQPAGNQGSGNGLLSQYGLNLTKLAKDGKIDPVIGRDKETAQVIEILNRRTKNNPVLIGEAGVGKTAVVEGLAERIVEGNVPQKLTNKQIIRLDVVSLVQGTGIRGQFEQRMQQLMKEVQANPDIILFIDEIHEIMGAGNAEGGMDAGNVLKPALARGDFQLIGATTLNEYRDIEKDQALARRFQPVTVDEPSPDEAIKILKGIQKKYEDYHHVHYTDAAIEAAVRLSDRYIQDRFLPDKAIDLLDESGSRKNLTINVADPHAIDEKIADAEKQKQAALKQEDYEKAAYYRDQVTKLNKSKESAQSADQDQSTEVTEKDMQDIVEEKTNIPVGELQAKEQHQLKSLGPDLEKHVIGQNEAVDKVARAIRRNRIGLNGTGRPIGSFLFVGPTGVGKTELAKQLANELFGSEDAMIRFDMSEYMEPHSISKLIGSPPGYVGYEEAGQLTEQVRRHPYTLVLLDEIEKAHPDVMNMFLQILDDGRLTDSQGRTVSFKDTLIIMTSNAGTGDVEASVGFGAEASGKTHSVLDSLTNYFRPEFLNRFDDIIEFNSLTKENLMQIVDLMIGDVNQMLATQGLHIHVTEPVEEKLVTDGYNPAMGARPLRRVIQEEIEDRIADYYLDHTGTKNLVAKIEDGKIVLTADDSATATK, from the coding sequence ATGCTATGTCAAAATTGCCACCGGAATCAAGCAACCATTCACCTCTACATGAGCGTGAACGGGCAGCGGCAACAAGTTGACCTATGCCAAAATTGCTATCAACTACTCAAGCAACAGCAAGACAACTCTGGAAATGGAGGTGGCCGTATGGCACAAGATCCATTCGGCTTTGGTAACCTGGATGACATTTTCCGGGCCATGCAAGGTGGCAACTCCGCCAACCAAGCAGACTACCGGCAAGCTGCTAACCAAGGGCGTCCGACCCAACCGGCGGGCAACCAAGGTTCCGGTAACGGCCTGCTGAGTCAGTATGGTCTGAATCTGACCAAGTTAGCCAAAGACGGCAAAATCGACCCAGTGATTGGGCGCGATAAAGAAACGGCACAAGTCATTGAGATCCTCAACCGACGGACCAAGAACAACCCAGTCCTGATCGGTGAAGCCGGCGTCGGGAAGACGGCGGTGGTCGAAGGCTTGGCCGAGCGAATCGTTGAAGGCAACGTTCCGCAGAAGTTGACGAATAAGCAAATTATTCGTCTCGACGTGGTTTCCCTAGTTCAAGGCACCGGTATCCGGGGCCAATTCGAACAACGGATGCAACAATTAATGAAAGAAGTTCAAGCTAACCCCGACATCATCCTCTTCATTGACGAAATCCATGAAATCATGGGTGCCGGCAATGCTGAAGGCGGGATGGACGCCGGTAACGTTTTGAAGCCAGCGTTAGCCCGGGGAGACTTCCAGTTAATTGGAGCCACCACGTTAAATGAATACCGGGACATCGAAAAAGACCAAGCCTTAGCACGGCGGTTCCAACCAGTAACGGTAGACGAACCTAGCCCGGACGAGGCCATCAAGATTCTCAAGGGTATTCAAAAGAAGTACGAAGATTATCACCACGTTCACTACACGGACGCCGCGATTGAAGCGGCCGTTCGGTTATCTGACCGGTACATCCAAGACCGGTTCTTACCCGACAAGGCCATCGACTTACTCGATGAATCCGGGTCGCGGAAGAACCTGACCATCAACGTGGCCGACCCGCACGCCATCGACGAGAAGATCGCCGATGCTGAGAAGCAAAAGCAAGCCGCTTTGAAGCAGGAAGACTACGAGAAGGCCGCCTACTACCGGGACCAGGTCACCAAGTTGAACAAGTCTAAGGAAAGCGCCCAGAGCGCCGACCAGGACCAGTCCACGGAAGTGACCGAAAAAGACATGCAAGATATCGTGGAAGAAAAGACCAACATCCCCGTTGGCGAACTGCAGGCTAAGGAACAACATCAACTGAAGAGCTTAGGCCCTGACCTAGAGAAACACGTGATCGGCCAAAACGAAGCGGTTGATAAAGTGGCCCGCGCCATTCGCCGGAACCGAATCGGTCTGAACGGAACGGGCCGGCCAATTGGATCCTTCCTGTTCGTCGGTCCTACCGGGGTCGGCAAGACGGAACTCGCCAAGCAATTAGCTAACGAGCTCTTCGGGTCGGAGGATGCCATGATTCGGTTCGACATGTCCGAATACATGGAGCCGCATTCCATTTCTAAGCTGATCGGATCTCCTCCTGGCTATGTCGGGTACGAAGAAGCCGGTCAACTGACCGAACAAGTTCGGCGGCACCCATACACGCTGGTACTCTTGGACGAAATCGAAAAGGCTCACCCCGACGTCATGAACATGTTCTTACAGATTCTAGACGACGGCCGGCTGACCGATTCCCAAGGACGGACCGTGTCCTTTAAGGATACCCTGATCATCATGACCAGTAACGCCGGGACCGGTGACGTCGAAGCCAGCGTCGGGTTTGGCGCCGAAGCCAGTGGTAAGACCCATTCCGTTCTGGACAGTCTGACCAACTACTTCCGTCCCGAATTCCTGAACCGGTTCGACGACATCATCGAATTCAACTCCCTGACTAAGGAGAACTTGATGCAGATCGTCGACTTGATGATCGGTGACGTGAACCAGATGCTGGCCACGCAAGGGCTACACATCCACGTCACGGAACCCGTAGAAGAGAAGCTGGTCACCGATGGTTATAATCCAGCCATGGGGGCGCGGCCGCTTCGCCGGGTCATTCAAGAAGAGATTGAAGACCGCATCGCTGACTACTACCTTGACCACACGGGCACCAAGAACCTGGTGGCTAAGATCGAAGACGGGAAGATCGTTCTGACCGCCGATGACAGCGCCACGGCAACTAAATAA
- a CDS encoding MucBP domain-containing protein: MALLNWLRHLVTRPTNRPRHQRPLTRRTRQTLPRPATHAPMPPQPTEPPVPRQLTPEAATPLAPTSPAPVTHAAPDATLVVRLVDQRDHPLQPALVLTGQLNAPVRLKIPEIPGYTLLDIQGFTQNFLSAYGLTTLVYQSIWGQPVTTYLIDYDTGQLLALPRTLRGKLRTPYQLTPPAVTGYHIFQAEGNQHGQFSDQSKRVLYFYRRDAWQTVQRVHQYVTLTADHDVYDLPAGTAYGYQFPATSLWRLFAIITLTDQSVWYNLGGNQWLAATDTQRHQHWSRVMALPPKVTTWTQRQTVHWTGHVDYVPQGRLTIYREPYGEVAGQLQNGDALDVRQCLTDDQGLVWYQVGPAAYINARYVRLNPQK; encoded by the coding sequence TTGGCACTATTGAACTGGTTACGTCACTTGGTCACCCGGCCGACAAACCGGCCCCGGCACCAGCGTCCCCTGACTCGGCGTACCCGGCAGACTCTGCCCCGCCCAGCGACGCATGCGCCCATGCCGCCTCAACCAACCGAGCCACCAGTCCCTCGCCAGCTCACCCCGGAGGCCGCAACACCTTTAGCCCCAACGTCACCAGCGCCCGTCACTCACGCGGCGCCCGATGCAACGCTGGTGGTGCGCCTGGTCGATCAACGGGACCACCCCCTTCAGCCCGCACTGGTCTTAACGGGGCAGTTGAATGCCCCGGTGCGCCTCAAGATTCCCGAGATTCCGGGGTACACCCTCCTGGATATTCAGGGATTCACCCAAAATTTTCTCAGTGCGTACGGCCTGACCACGCTAGTCTACCAATCCATCTGGGGACAGCCCGTCACGACCTACCTGATCGACTACGATACCGGCCAGCTCCTGGCTCTCCCTCGGACCTTACGCGGTAAGTTGCGGACGCCATATCAGTTGACGCCCCCCGCCGTAACCGGCTACCACATCTTCCAGGCCGAAGGGAACCAGCACGGCCAGTTCAGCGATCAAAGCAAGCGGGTCCTGTACTTCTACCGACGCGACGCCTGGCAGACCGTCCAGCGGGTCCACCAATACGTGACCTTGACTGCCGATCACGACGTCTACGACCTCCCAGCGGGGACCGCGTACGGGTACCAGTTCCCGGCGACTTCCCTCTGGCGACTCTTCGCCATCATCACCCTCACCGACCAGTCCGTCTGGTATAACCTAGGGGGCAATCAATGGCTGGCCGCGACCGATACGCAACGCCATCAGCACTGGTCACGAGTCATGGCACTCCCACCTAAAGTCACGACCTGGACGCAACGGCAGACCGTCCACTGGACCGGTCACGTCGACTACGTGCCTCAGGGTCGTCTGACCATCTACCGGGAACCTTACGGTGAAGTCGCCGGGCAGTTGCAGAACGGTGACGCCTTAGACGTTCGCCAGTGTCTCACCGACGATCAAGGGCTGGTCTGGTACCAAGTCGGTCCGGCCGCCTACATCAATGCGCGCTATGTTCGCCTGAATCCTCAAAAATAA
- a CDS encoding C69 family dipeptidase — translation MKIGKHLTACTSVLVGKDATVDGSTMIARNDDTFLPLTPQRFYVHPAEHDQPDRTWVSNQNGFTAPIPKDGYRYLATPNVEIEKTGEYAESGINQKNVAMSATESVYGNPDALAFDPLVANGLAEDSLQTMVLPYITSARDGVRYLGKLIKQYGSPEGNGVLFSDNQEVWYMEIVTGHHWVAQRIPDDAYAVTANQVAIQQVTFDDPDNFMFSEGIQAFVADHHLNPDRDGWNFRHIFGTSTEKDRHYNTPRVWFGQRYLNPEIKQDPQSSELPFICRTSHKISVEDIEYILSSHYNETPYDPLGHGPEDLRTKFRPISMNRTQNSHVLQIRNDVPADRSALMWLCFGVPAFSPYVPFFANVTDTDPSYRTTPRHLDDTSAYWMYRKLSMIVESHYTQFIEQDVDYVTAAKQNLRTHVAQALAAADQQQLSGKELTAFLTEQNHQVTAQMRQVTTQFTNDLIEKGLTLSQLTFNMDKNL, via the coding sequence TTGAAGATAGGAAAACACTTAACGGCTTGTACGTCAGTTCTAGTGGGGAAGGATGCGACCGTTGACGGGTCAACCATGATTGCCCGCAACGATGATACGTTCTTACCGCTGACACCGCAACGGTTCTACGTGCACCCGGCCGAACATGACCAACCAGACCGGACCTGGGTCTCTAACCAAAATGGGTTTACGGCCCCGATCCCCAAGGACGGGTACCGGTACCTAGCGACCCCGAACGTTGAGATCGAGAAAACGGGGGAGTACGCCGAAAGTGGGATCAACCAAAAGAACGTCGCGATGAGTGCGACCGAAAGTGTCTACGGGAATCCCGATGCATTGGCCTTTGACCCGTTAGTGGCTAACGGTCTGGCCGAAGACTCTCTACAGACCATGGTCTTGCCCTACATTACGTCCGCTCGCGACGGGGTCCGTTACTTAGGCAAGCTGATCAAGCAATACGGCTCACCTGAAGGCAACGGGGTCCTTTTCTCCGACAACCAGGAAGTCTGGTACATGGAAATCGTGACCGGCCATCACTGGGTCGCGCAACGAATTCCTGACGACGCTTATGCCGTCACGGCTAACCAAGTTGCCATTCAACAGGTCACCTTTGATGATCCCGATAACTTCATGTTTTCCGAGGGAATTCAGGCCTTCGTCGCGGACCACCACTTGAACCCGGACCGCGATGGCTGGAACTTCCGGCACATCTTTGGGACCAGTACCGAAAAGGACCGGCACTACAACACGCCGCGGGTCTGGTTCGGTCAACGATACCTGAATCCAGAAATTAAGCAGGATCCGCAATCCAGCGAACTGCCTTTCATTTGCCGGACCAGTCACAAGATCAGTGTGGAAGACATCGAGTACATTTTGAGTTCCCACTACAACGAGACGCCGTACGATCCCTTGGGTCACGGTCCAGAAGACTTACGGACCAAGTTCCGGCCAATCTCAATGAACCGGACCCAGAACTCGCACGTCTTACAGATTCGTAACGACGTGCCCGCGGACCGTTCAGCCTTGATGTGGCTGTGCTTCGGGGTCCCAGCGTTCAGCCCGTACGTGCCGTTCTTTGCCAACGTCACGGACACGGACCCGTCGTACCGGACCACGCCGCGGCACCTGGATGACACCAGTGCTTACTGGATGTACCGGAAGCTGTCGATGATCGTGGAGTCCCACTACACGCAATTCATTGAACAGGACGTTGATTACGTCACGGCCGCTAAGCAGAACTTACGGACCCACGTGGCCCAAGCCCTGGCGGCTGCGGACCAGCAACAGCTGAGTGGCAAAGAGTTGACGGCCTTCCTGACGGAACAGAACCATCAAGTCACCGCCCAGATGCGGCAGGTCACGACCCAGTTCACCAATGACTTGATTGAAAAGGGCTTAACCCTGTCTCAGCTGACCTTCAACATGGATAAGAACCTCTAG
- a CDS encoding FAD-dependent oxidoreductase, which yields MKVTVIGCTHAGTFAIKQILADHPDADVTVYERNDNISFLSCGIALYLGGQVADPQGLFYSNPAELTKLGADVQMNHNVLAVDSAAKTVTVEDLTTHEQTTSSYDKLVMTSGSWPVVPKIPGIDSAKVKLCKNWNHAQTLFEDAKDAKRITVIGAGYIGAELAEAYSTTGHDVTLIDAQDRVMPKYFDAQFTDVIEQDYRDHGVKLALGEKVASFQDTADGLTITTDKGSYDTDLAILCIGFRPNTGLLQGQVKMAPNGAILTDDYMRSSNPDIFAAGDSAAVHYNPTHKNAYIPLATNAVRQGILVGKNLTKPTVKYMGTQSSSGLALYGRTIVSTGLTLEAAKLQGVDADQVIITDNYRPEFMPTTEPVLMSLVFDPTTKRILGGALMSKYDVSQSANTLSVCIQNENTVDDLAMVDMLFQPNFDRPFNYLNILAQAAQAKLAN from the coding sequence ATGAAAGTCACAGTTATTGGTTGTACACATGCGGGTACTTTTGCCATCAAACAAATCTTAGCCGACCATCCCGATGCCGACGTTACGGTCTACGAACGAAATGACAACATTTCCTTCCTGTCCTGCGGTATCGCCCTATACTTAGGCGGTCAAGTTGCTGATCCTCAAGGGCTGTTCTACTCGAACCCCGCGGAATTGACGAAACTGGGTGCAGATGTTCAAATGAATCACAATGTCTTAGCGGTTGACTCAGCGGCTAAGACCGTGACCGTCGAAGACCTCACGACCCACGAACAGACCACTAGCTCTTATGACAAGCTGGTCATGACTTCCGGGTCTTGGCCCGTGGTGCCTAAGATTCCCGGCATCGACAGTGCCAAGGTCAAGCTCTGCAAGAACTGGAACCACGCCCAGACGTTATTCGAAGACGCCAAGGATGCCAAGCGCATCACGGTCATTGGGGCCGGCTACATCGGCGCGGAATTAGCCGAAGCTTACTCCACCACCGGCCATGACGTCACACTGATTGATGCTCAGGACCGGGTCATGCCCAAGTACTTCGACGCCCAGTTCACCGACGTGATTGAACAGGACTACCGCGACCACGGCGTTAAGTTAGCCTTAGGTGAAAAGGTCGCCAGCTTCCAAGACACGGCTGACGGGTTGACCATCACCACCGATAAGGGGAGCTACGACACGGACCTGGCCATCTTGTGCATTGGTTTCCGGCCGAACACAGGACTCTTACAGGGCCAAGTCAAAATGGCGCCTAACGGGGCGATCCTGACCGACGACTACATGCGCAGTTCCAACCCCGACATCTTCGCCGCCGGAGACAGTGCCGCCGTCCACTACAACCCGACCCATAAGAATGCCTACATCCCATTGGCAACTAACGCGGTACGTCAAGGCATCCTGGTCGGGAAGAACCTGACCAAGCCAACGGTCAAGTACATGGGGACCCAATCCTCTTCCGGACTGGCGCTGTACGGCCGGACCATCGTTTCCACTGGTCTGACGCTGGAAGCCGCTAAGCTTCAGGGCGTCGACGCCGACCAGGTCATCATCACGGACAACTACCGGCCAGAATTCATGCCGACCACGGAACCCGTTTTGATGTCACTGGTCTTCGATCCAACCACCAAGCGGATCCTGGGGGGCGCGTTGATGAGTAAGTACGACGTCTCTCAATCCGCCAACACCCTGTCCGTCTGCATCCAAAACGAAAACACGGTGGACGACCTCGCCATGGTCGACATGCTGTTCCAGCCAAACTTCGACCGGCCGTTCAACTACTTAAACATCCTGGCCCAAGCTGCCCAAGCTAAACTGGCCAACTAA
- a CDS encoding lectin-like domain-containing protein, whose translation MRLKKWLGLLLALGLFMTGSVAAKADADYDNALKTAPQGIALDQIFTPGTTANNKAAVVDTTNPAITGTQAVMVTNAKNQFGTIWSTDENAFDLNTDEKASMWIYFGNRGKKAADGMAFVLQNDPRGLGATPTFGKKVSGETLGAWGVDNNKSQSDVNELAKLAIQNSWALEFDTHLNTSNSASNAGDADSFDAGDKLTGPHIAANYPGEGSSYTYVAKKSGVWPLQTTVYYATLDHGNVIQGDNYDFLANGQWHHVTLDWDAAAKQMTYTFDDKDPATGQDQTGTTRSMTVDPKIIDPDNTGKIRWGFTGATGEDYANNLIIFEGVPGLVDVSAKSTLTDLTTQREVQDGEAVLGQDKLRLDYQLTYKGGKQDWKDVVAKLNLPDRVAFNQIKITYANGETADIDPSAISDQQLTYQLTQALSPKNPTATISLTGEAADEKQAFQIPAAVGTFSAVNGVTTTDTPAFTLNPKLDIDLYRISSKEVTIDAGETTTIQGQVLIPEGIVLTNDDLIVHPTVNGQAQDSYKINDPDDDLSGKVLFTPKASDLKPGKNTVDIYVKDVYGNQSSSFTVTINVTGGLAFDSVAKHSSFQATQLTGQTQEVGRTSDWEVKISDTRQAGSQWQLQVAATPFKSQDGDTLAGELVYRNGTQKTPVTSTATTISTGQASGNGDLTNVVDDWNQQTGLELTVNGDAVSGNYSSEITWTLSDTPT comes from the coding sequence ATGCGGTTAAAAAAGTGGCTTGGCTTATTGTTGGCGTTGGGACTGTTTATGACTGGCAGTGTGGCGGCTAAAGCGGATGCGGATTACGATAACGCCTTAAAGACTGCCCCCCAAGGGATTGCGTTGGACCAGATCTTTACGCCGGGGACCACCGCGAATAATAAGGCGGCCGTGGTCGACACCACGAACCCGGCGATTACGGGGACGCAGGCCGTGATGGTGACGAACGCCAAGAACCAGTTCGGGACGATCTGGTCAACGGACGAGAATGCCTTTGACTTGAATACGGATGAAAAGGCCTCCATGTGGATCTACTTTGGGAACCGCGGCAAGAAGGCGGCGGACGGGATGGCGTTTGTCCTCCAAAACGACCCTAGAGGATTAGGGGCTACCCCGACTTTCGGGAAGAAGGTTTCCGGGGAGACCCTAGGGGCCTGGGGGGTGGACAACAATAAAAGCCAAAGTGACGTTAACGAATTGGCGAAGTTGGCGATTCAAAATAGTTGGGCGTTGGAATTCGACACGCATCTGAACACCTCCAACTCGGCTAGCAACGCCGGGGATGCGGATTCGTTCGATGCTGGTGATAAGTTGACCGGACCGCATATTGCAGCGAATTATCCGGGCGAGGGCAGTAGCTACACTTATGTGGCCAAAAAGTCTGGGGTCTGGCCTCTGCAGACCACGGTCTACTACGCAACGCTGGACCACGGTAACGTGATTCAGGGCGACAACTACGACTTCCTGGCCAACGGGCAGTGGCACCACGTCACGCTCGATTGGGACGCGGCGGCCAAGCAGATGACCTACACCTTCGACGACAAGGATCCGGCGACCGGACAAGACCAGACCGGAACGACGCGGAGCATGACGGTCGACCCGAAGATCATTGACCCGGACAACACGGGGAAGATTCGGTGGGGCTTTACCGGCGCCACGGGAGAAGATTACGCCAACAATCTGATCATCTTCGAAGGGGTGCCGGGGTTAGTGGACGTTTCGGCGAAGAGCACGTTGACCGACCTGACCACCCAGCGGGAAGTCCAAGATGGTGAGGCCGTCTTGGGCCAGGATAAGTTGCGCCTAGATTATCAGCTGACCTATAAGGGTGGTAAGCAGGACTGGAAGGACGTCGTGGCTAAGTTGAATTTACCGGATAGGGTGGCTTTCAATCAGATTAAAATCACTTACGCGAACGGCGAAACGGCGGATATCGATCCCAGCGCCATTAGCGACCAGCAACTGACTTACCAATTGACGCAGGCCCTATCGCCCAAGAACCCCACGGCCACGATCAGTCTGACCGGGGAGGCGGCGGACGAGAAGCAGGCCTTCCAGATTCCAGCGGCGGTCGGCACTTTTTCCGCCGTGAACGGTGTGACCACTACGGATACGCCCGCCTTCACGCTGAATCCCAAGCTGGATATCGATCTGTACCGAATCTCATCCAAGGAAGTTACTATCGATGCCGGGGAGACCACCACGATTCAAGGTCAGGTCCTGATTCCCGAAGGAATTGTGTTGACCAATGATGATTTAATCGTGCATCCAACCGTTAACGGTCAGGCACAAGATAGCTATAAGATCAATGACCCGGACGATGACTTGAGTGGGAAGGTCCTCTTCACCCCTAAAGCCAGTGACTTGAAACCGGGGAAGAACACCGTGGATATCTACGTCAAAGACGTTTACGGGAACCAATCCAGTAGCTTTACCGTGACCATTAACGTCACGGGGGGCTTGGCCTTCGACAGTGTGGCGAAGCATAGTTCCTTTCAGGCAACGCAACTGACGGGGCAGACGCAAGAAGTGGGACGGACCAGTGATTGGGAAGTCAAGATTTCTGATACCCGGCAAGCGGGCTCGCAGTGGCAACTCCAAGTCGCTGCAACGCCGTTCAAGTCCCAAGATGGCGATACCCTAGCCGGCGAACTGGTCTACCGTAACGGGACCCAGAAGACGCCGGTGACCAGTACGGCTACGACCATCTCAACGGGGCAGGCTTCCGGGAACGGCGACCTGACCAACGTGGTCGATGACTGGAATCAACAGACGGGGTTGGAATTGACCGTCAACGGGGATGCCGTAAGCGGCAACTACAGCTCAGAGATCACCTGGACCCTGAGTGATACGCCAACGTGA
- a CDS encoding lectin-like domain-containing protein: MQQWQWRLGWLVILAAWVILGLAPVRAQGATLNQALDQAPQGIKLDGVFTPGRAQGNVSRVKETANPLTQAVVVTDDVNQFGAIWSTEANYFDLTRDQQVSMWMYFDQDRDGYRVADGMAFVLQNDPVGLQAKPKFPGNRTSGETLGVWGVDFDRWNSSAQNIADSAIQRSWALEFDTFVNGSEQPGVAGSFDHDLTAAHIAVNYPAQASSYTMVLNRKWIFEKNYYAKMQHRGLIQAANSGQPLLADGQWHHVTLQWDAQKSQMTYSYNDKQPDRDANDQSQLVKAERRTVTIDQRIIDPQHTGKVRWGFTGATGAHAANNLVVFENVPDLVNSTATATLTNRTRGTVIQDGDRIHSGEQVELDYQLTYLGGKQAWERLEGKLHLPEHLDFTTGTVTDGTGTRTPLTADQLHGHQSLPLGTLTQHQPTAHLTLQGTVRDVAAVTDVAPHLSVFQSANGVGVATANTPGFKVYPHQELVVDLPQKVYTLYPEETTTILGRLHLKDGGPVVAHDDVWLYPVLNGRTLPRVPIRDGQIQWTPDPHQLKWGQNRVTLSARDAGGNVSPPVTVTITVVGTLTFETVSKRGNFQATRLLGHTQRVWHTNDWQLRVLDTRRSVRPWQLQATATPLIDPQQVALAGQVIYRQGATERVLNRVPTVVYQGITTGDPVTDITQHWTATSGVGLQLGGAALAGTYHTTITWQLMDTPS; this comes from the coding sequence ATGCAACAGTGGCAATGGCGGCTGGGGTGGCTGGTGATTCTGGCGGCGTGGGTGATTCTGGGCCTAGCACCAGTACGGGCCCAGGGGGCGACCCTGAATCAGGCACTAGACCAGGCACCGCAGGGAATCAAGTTGGACGGGGTCTTTACTCCCGGACGAGCTCAGGGGAACGTTTCGCGGGTTAAGGAGACGGCTAACCCCTTGACACAGGCGGTGGTGGTGACCGATGACGTTAACCAGTTTGGGGCCATCTGGTCGACGGAGGCCAATTACTTCGACTTGACCCGCGACCAGCAGGTATCGATGTGGATGTACTTTGATCAGGACCGGGACGGTTATCGGGTGGCCGACGGGATGGCGTTTGTGTTGCAAAACGACCCGGTTGGGCTGCAGGCCAAGCCCAAGTTCCCCGGTAACCGGACGTCTGGCGAGACGCTGGGGGTCTGGGGGGTGGACTTTGACCGTTGGAATTCATCGGCACAAAATATTGCGGACAGCGCCATTCAAAGAAGTTGGGCGCTGGAATTCGACACCTTCGTGAACGGTTCCGAACAGCCGGGTGTTGCGGGGTCCTTCGACCACGACTTAACGGCCGCGCACATTGCGGTGAATTATCCGGCGCAGGCTAGCAGCTACACCATGGTGTTGAACCGGAAGTGGATTTTTGAGAAAAACTACTACGCGAAGATGCAGCATCGGGGTCTGATTCAGGCGGCTAATTCTGGCCAGCCGTTACTGGCGGATGGTCAGTGGCACCACGTGACGTTGCAGTGGGACGCTCAGAAGAGCCAGATGACCTATAGTTATAATGATAAACAGCCAGACCGGGACGCTAACGACCAATCGCAGTTGGTGAAAGCTGAGCGGCGGACCGTGACCATCGACCAACGGATCATTGACCCGCAGCACACGGGAAAGGTTCGCTGGGGCTTTACTGGCGCCACGGGAGCCCACGCCGCCAATAATCTGGTGGTCTTCGAGAATGTCCCGGACCTGGTGAACTCGACGGCCACGGCGACGCTGACGAATCGGACCCGGGGGACGGTGATTCAAGACGGCGACCGCATCCACAGTGGCGAGCAGGTCGAGTTGGATTATCAATTGACCTATTTAGGGGGCAAACAGGCCTGGGAACGTTTAGAGGGTAAGCTGCATTTACCGGAGCACCTCGACTTTACGACCGGGACCGTGACTGACGGGACTGGGACCCGCACGCCGTTGACCGCCGACCAGTTACACGGACATCAGTCCTTACCTTTGGGGACGTTGACCCAGCACCAGCCCACGGCCCATCTGACATTGCAAGGGACCGTCAGAGACGTTGCTGCCGTGACCGACGTTGCCCCGCACCTGAGTGTGTTCCAGTCCGCCAACGGGGTGGGGGTGGCCACGGCCAATACGCCAGGGTTTAAGGTCTATCCTCACCAGGAGTTGGTGGTGGACCTACCGCAAAAGGTCTACACGTTATATCCGGAAGAAACCACGACGATTTTGGGCCGACTGCATTTAAAGGACGGCGGTCCCGTGGTGGCGCACGATGACGTCTGGTTGTATCCGGTATTGAACGGCCGGACGCTGCCCCGGGTCCCGATTCGGGATGGCCAGATTCAGTGGACTCCCGACCCCCACCAGTTGAAGTGGGGACAGAACCGGGTCACGCTAAGTGCGCGCGATGCGGGGGGCAACGTGTCCCCACCGGTGACCGTGACCATCACGGTCGTGGGAACGCTGACGTTTGAGACCGTCTCGAAGCGGGGGAACTTTCAAGCCACCCGTCTACTGGGACACACCCAACGTGTCTGGCACACCAACGATTGGCAGTTACGGGTCTTAGATACGCGCCGGAGTGTCCGTCCTTGGCAACTGCAGGCCACGGCCACGCCACTGATTGACCCGCAACAAGTAGCGTTAGCCGGCCAGGTTATCTACCGGCAAGGCGCTACGGAACGGGTACTGAACCGGGTGCCCACGGTGGTCTACCAGGGCATCACGACGGGGGATCCGGTGACGGATATCACCCAGCATTGGACGGCGACCAGCGGGGTGGGCCTTCAGCTAGGCGGGGCAGCCTTGGCGGGGACCTACCACACCACCATCACCTGGCAATTGATGGACACTCCCAGTTAA